A DNA window from Paenibacillus sp. HWE-109 contains the following coding sequences:
- a CDS encoding carbohydrate ABC transporter permease, protein MSRRIGVFDIINVLLLALVAAAALFPFIHMASVVLSTPDHVVKNEVGLWPRGFQLDAIKAVLSDQRIWIGYKNTLIYVVLGTIISMFITVTGAYALSRKSLMFGKTIMLLIVFTIMFNGGVIPFYIVAREYGLMNTIWAMVLPNALNTFNLIIVRTFFQGFPKEIEESGRIDGLSDIGVLTHMVIPLSKPVLMTIGLFYSVEIWNSFTGALLFLRDASLHPLQLIIRNMVIVGQVGDIVETSTASGQHVVLESLRYGVILIAALPIIMVYPFIQKYFEKGALIGSVKG, encoded by the coding sequence TTGTCCAGGCGCATAGGCGTTTTTGATATCATCAATGTTTTGCTGCTCGCTCTGGTTGCTGCAGCAGCGTTGTTCCCTTTTATCCATATGGCTTCTGTCGTGTTAAGCACGCCTGATCATGTGGTCAAGAATGAAGTTGGTCTTTGGCCAAGAGGCTTTCAATTGGATGCCATCAAAGCGGTGCTTAGTGACCAGCGTATCTGGATCGGCTATAAGAATACACTCATTTATGTCGTTCTAGGCACTATCATTTCTATGTTTATTACCGTAACGGGGGCTTACGCGCTATCGAGAAAGTCGCTGATGTTCGGCAAAACCATCATGCTGCTGATTGTCTTCACAATCATGTTTAATGGCGGTGTTATCCCTTTTTACATTGTGGCACGTGAATATGGCTTGATGAATACAATTTGGGCGATGGTGCTGCCTAACGCACTGAATACGTTTAATCTCATCATCGTCCGTACGTTTTTCCAAGGATTTCCCAAGGAGATTGAGGAGTCTGGCAGGATCGACGGCTTGTCCGACATCGGGGTATTGACGCATATGGTTATCCCATTGTCGAAGCCAGTTCTAATGACAATCGGTTTATTCTACTCCGTTGAAATCTGGAACTCTTTTACCGGCGCGCTGCTTTTTCTGCGCGATGCCAGTTTGCACCCGCTTCAACTCATCATCCGCAACATGGTAATCGTGGGCCAAGTTGGTGACATCGTGGAAACCTCCACAGCCAGCGGACAGCATGTTGTATTGGAATCCTTAAGGTATGGCGTTATTCTGATAGCTGCGCTGCCCATTATCATGGTGTATCCTTTTATCCAGAAATACTTTGAAAAAGGCGCCTTGATCGGATCTGTGAAAGGATAA
- a CDS encoding M14 family zinc carboxypeptidase has protein sequence MMVVPFWRSKLVEIEECVANVQRGRARKLAVSAGGRDIYLVEYGEKEDFGRKANFNSACGAGNPQHYAHKGDSNKPVLLIVGGIHGGELEGISAVVNLIKLLETGEDYRGQGYDYIVEHADEYRLLLIPCMNPDGRARLPVDSLIDVPTETFIYYMQGSWKDGTLCRWPDCKAVHPIKEASDFLGSYFNDDGVNIMHDNFFAPMARETAALLALADVEAPDFTVLLHSGANHAVHLPPIHHLPKFIMQRQQAFNLRLESAYAKHGIPYANLNQIVADEGQYPFPAMNLTSAIHHVCGGMSITYESNMGLDDPGVKFTPDEILDSHLLLFEEAFRFLAKQNQ, from the coding sequence ATGATGGTTGTACCATTTTGGAGAAGTAAACTGGTGGAAATCGAAGAATGTGTAGCGAACGTGCAGAGGGGACGTGCGAGGAAGCTTGCCGTTTCTGCGGGTGGACGAGACATCTATTTGGTCGAATATGGCGAGAAGGAGGATTTCGGTCGCAAAGCCAATTTCAATTCGGCATGCGGCGCCGGAAATCCGCAACATTATGCCCACAAAGGAGACAGCAACAAGCCTGTTCTACTCATAGTCGGGGGCATTCACGGCGGAGAGCTTGAGGGCATTTCTGCCGTCGTTAATTTGATTAAGCTATTGGAAACAGGGGAGGACTACAGGGGCCAGGGATACGATTATATCGTCGAACATGCTGACGAATACCGTCTGTTGCTTATTCCCTGCATGAATCCGGATGGTCGCGCGCGACTGCCGGTTGATTCGCTGATTGATGTGCCGACGGAGACATTCATTTATTATATGCAGGGATCATGGAAGGACGGTACATTGTGCAGGTGGCCGGACTGCAAGGCCGTTCATCCGATTAAGGAAGCATCGGATTTCCTTGGCTCGTATTTCAACGATGACGGCGTGAATATCATGCACGATAATTTCTTTGCCCCGATGGCACGCGAGACCGCTGCACTGCTGGCCCTGGCGGATGTTGAGGCGCCGGATTTCACCGTTCTGCTGCATAGCGGGGCCAATCATGCGGTACATCTGCCCCCGATCCATCATTTGCCGAAATTCATCATGCAGCGCCAGCAGGCTTTCAATCTTCGGCTCGAGAGCGCCTACGCCAAGCATGGAATTCCCTATGCGAATCTGAATCAAATCGTTGCAGATGAGGGTCAATATCCATTTCCGGCGATGAATTTAACATCGGCCATCCATCATGTTTGCGGTGGGATGAGTATCACGTATGAGTCTAACATGGGATTGGATGATCCTGGAGTGAAGTTCACACCGGATGAAATACTGGACAGCCACCTGCTGCTGTTCGAGGAAGCCTTTCGCTTCCTAGCGAAACAGAACCAATGA
- a CDS encoding alpha/beta hydrolase family protein, with protein sequence MAYNLSQLNQTGMPPLLQGIENITQWEEKLAGIRRTWLEYIGELPQREPVKLQVRSQSKQSGHTRLHVAYDTVYGDTVTAYLLVPEAQAPGPAGYPAMLALHPTHELGKDDIAMSSGRKNRIYALELVERGYVVLVPDALTAGERIYPDKPAFNSGPFYEQHPGWSTVAKNITDHMQGMDVLCTLDYVNPSAIGAIGHSFGGYNSYFLAGIDKRVKAVVSSCGFSPFTGDPYPAHWSYRNYPYTHIPKISADLAIDQIPFEFHEIAALCAPVPFFNYAAQADTIFPHWKAVAEGMLELSRLYGWLGKADRFRSYLGDGGHDFPAEIRMLAYAFLDDWLKQ encoded by the coding sequence ATGGCATACAACTTATCGCAATTGAACCAAACGGGCATGCCGCCGCTTCTGCAAGGCATCGAGAACATTACGCAGTGGGAAGAGAAGCTAGCGGGTATTCGCCGTACTTGGCTGGAATATATAGGAGAATTGCCGCAGAGGGAACCTGTAAAGCTGCAGGTTCGTTCCCAGAGCAAACAGTCTGGCCATACCCGTCTGCATGTGGCCTATGATACGGTTTATGGCGACACCGTTACGGCTTATCTGCTCGTTCCAGAGGCACAAGCGCCGGGGCCAGCCGGATACCCGGCCATGCTCGCGCTGCATCCGACGCATGAGCTGGGGAAGGACGATATTGCCATGTCCTCAGGTCGCAAGAATCGAATCTACGCCCTCGAATTGGTGGAACGGGGGTATGTTGTGCTCGTTCCGGATGCACTTACGGCGGGGGAGCGCATTTACCCGGATAAGCCTGCGTTTAACAGCGGGCCTTTCTATGAGCAGCACCCGGGCTGGTCAACCGTTGCCAAAAATATAACGGACCACATGCAGGGCATGGATGTGCTGTGCACGCTGGATTATGTAAATCCATCAGCTATCGGGGCGATTGGCCACTCGTTCGGCGGCTACAATTCTTACTTTCTCGCGGGCATTGACAAGCGTGTGAAAGCCGTCGTTTCCAGCTGCGGTTTCAGTCCCTTTACGGGTGACCCCTATCCAGCACACTGGAGCTACCGGAACTATCCTTATACGCACATTCCAAAAATATCGGCAGATTTGGCTATCGATCAAATTCCATTCGAGTTCCATGAGATCGCTGCGTTATGCGCCCCGGTACCATTCTTCAACTATGCAGCTCAGGCGGACACTATTTTCCCCCATTGGAAAGCTGTAGCAGAAGGAATGCTGGAGCTGTCGAGGCTGTACGGCTGGTTAGGCAAAGCGGACCGTTTCCGATCCTATCTCGGAGATGGGGGGCATGATTTTCCTGCGGAGATCCGCATGTTGGCTTATGCCTTTTTGGATGATTGGCTAAAGCAATGA
- a CDS encoding DHA2 family efflux MFS transporter permease subunit: MNMYAAGYALFSLFVLFAVNWIYVRNRKKRSPLPIGPYTPIPEPSNLLVEMSDELSGQFESGGESAVRSDLEKKAEIKVGQLLTVLMLGAFVSILNQTLINVAIPHIMTDFNVSANVVQWLTTGYMLVNGVMIPITAFLIERYGSRFMFLTAMILFTAGAVICAVAPNFSILMAGRVVQASGAGIIMPLMMTVFLTVFPPEKRGSAMGTMGIAMIFAPAIGPTLSGWIVQTYTWRLLFYIVLPIGLIDIILAFFLMGNVTKMSKVKFDFWGFLFSTAGFGGLLFAFSEAGSAGWLSVKVLGTMLVGIVSLILFVWRELTVKEPMIDLRVFTYNIFTLTTIVSSIINMAMFAAMILLPIYLQNIRGFTPLASGLLLLPGAILMGIMQPIAGMIFDRIGVRLLAIVGLLITTVTTWEFSQLTADTTYNHILLLYCLRMFGMSFMMMTIMTEGMNQLPRHLHSHGTAMSNTLRQVAGSLGTALLVTVMSSRADFHLGNKSSTFTSTNPFIMSELSRLGNGIAAMAHIPVAAGTKLVSTLLYATSVKDSTINGINDAFLIATGITAVALILSFFISRVKQQS, from the coding sequence ATGAATATGTATGCAGCCGGTTACGCGCTATTCAGTTTGTTCGTTCTCTTCGCCGTGAATTGGATTTACGTCAGAAATAGAAAGAAACGCAGCCCGCTCCCGATTGGCCCCTATACCCCGATTCCTGAACCGTCCAACTTGCTCGTCGAAATGTCCGATGAATTGAGTGGTCAATTCGAATCTGGCGGTGAATCCGCGGTGCGATCTGATCTAGAAAAGAAGGCAGAAATCAAAGTCGGACAGCTGCTGACCGTGCTTATGCTGGGCGCCTTTGTCTCGATTCTGAATCAGACACTGATCAACGTTGCCATTCCCCATATCATGACGGATTTCAACGTTTCGGCCAATGTTGTACAGTGGCTCACGACGGGTTACATGCTGGTGAACGGGGTGATGATTCCCATTACCGCCTTTCTCATCGAACGCTATGGATCCAGGTTTATGTTCCTCACTGCGATGATTTTATTCACTGCCGGAGCCGTCATTTGCGCTGTTGCACCTAACTTCTCCATCCTAATGGCCGGCCGAGTCGTACAAGCATCCGGCGCTGGAATTATTATGCCGCTGATGATGACGGTATTCTTGACCGTATTTCCTCCTGAAAAAAGGGGCAGCGCTATGGGAACGATGGGCATTGCCATGATTTTCGCACCGGCGATTGGCCCTACGCTTTCCGGGTGGATCGTCCAAACCTATACTTGGCGACTCTTATTTTATATCGTTCTGCCGATCGGGTTGATCGATATCATCCTGGCTTTCTTCCTCATGGGGAATGTGACCAAGATGTCGAAGGTAAAGTTCGATTTCTGGGGCTTCCTCTTCTCCACTGCCGGCTTTGGAGGCTTGCTCTTTGCCTTCAGCGAAGCAGGTTCTGCCGGATGGCTGAGTGTGAAGGTGCTGGGCACGATGCTTGTCGGCATCGTCAGTCTTATCCTCTTCGTCTGGCGGGAGCTGACGGTGAAAGAGCCTATGATTGACTTGCGTGTATTCACCTACAACATTTTCACGTTAACGACGATCGTCAGCTCCATTATCAATATGGCGATGTTCGCAGCTATGATCCTGCTGCCTATCTACCTGCAAAACATTCGCGGCTTCACCCCGCTGGCTTCCGGCTTGCTGCTGCTGCCGGGCGCTATTCTGATGGGGATTATGCAGCCGATTGCCGGGATGATTTTCGACCGTATTGGCGTTCGATTGCTAGCCATCGTTGGGCTGCTCATCACTACGGTCACGACCTGGGAGTTCAGCCAATTGACGGCTGACACCACGTACAATCATATCTTGCTGCTCTATTGTCTACGCATGTTCGGCATGTCCTTCATGATGATGACCATCATGACAGAGGGCATGAATCAGCTGCCGCGGCATCTGCACAGCCATGGAACGGCGATGTCCAATACGCTTAGGCAAGTGGCTGGTTCGCTGGGCACTGCCCTTCTGGTCACGGTGATGAGCTCCAGAGCTGATTTCCATTTGGGCAACAAAAGCAGCACGTTCACCTCAACGAATCCCTTCATCATGAGCGAGCTCAGCCGATTAGGCAACGGTATAGCCGCTATGGCGCATATTCCGGTAGCTGCGGGAACGAAGCTTGTATCCACATTGCTGTATGCCACTTCGGTGAAGGATTCAACGATTAACGGCATCAATGATGCCTTTCTGATAGCGACGGGGATTACCGCTGTGGCGCTGATTCTTTCGTTCTTCATTAGTCGGGTGAAACAGCAATCGTGA
- a CDS encoding HlyD family secretion protein, which translates to MKGTIKMIVLNIVLLIILVGGAGLGYYFYNRSINYLSTNNAQISGEQIVVSSSAAGKLTSWSGDVSKKASSGDRLGSVLTSTGSVEIAAPKGGTIVQQSAVVDAMVSPGLPLAYIYDLDRLWVTANVKETDLNDVKVGQAVDVYVDAFPGTTLGGRVERLGLTTAGTFSLMPSSNANGNYTKVTQVIPVTISLEGNRGLGIIPGMSVTARIHK; encoded by the coding sequence ATGAAGGGTACGATCAAAATGATTGTTCTCAATATTGTTCTCCTGATCATTCTTGTCGGAGGGGCAGGGCTAGGCTATTACTTTTACAATCGGTCGATTAACTATTTAAGTACGAATAACGCTCAGATAAGTGGTGAGCAGATTGTCGTCAGCTCTTCGGCTGCCGGCAAACTAACGAGTTGGTCAGGAGATGTGAGCAAGAAGGCTTCATCCGGAGATCGACTAGGAAGTGTATTAACATCGACAGGTTCTGTAGAAATCGCAGCCCCTAAAGGGGGAACGATCGTTCAACAAAGCGCCGTTGTCGATGCGATGGTATCACCAGGTTTACCGCTGGCGTACATCTACGATTTGGACCGGCTATGGGTGACCGCGAATGTGAAAGAAACGGATTTAAATGATGTAAAGGTTGGACAAGCGGTAGACGTCTATGTGGACGCCTTTCCCGGAACTACCTTGGGGGGCAGAGTGGAGCGGCTGGGATTAACGACAGCGGGGACCTTCTCGCTGATGCCCTCGTCCAATGCAAATGGCAACTATACGAAAGTGACACAGGTTATTCCTGTTACCATTTCGTTGGAGGGCAATCGCGGATTGGGAATTATTCCAGGCATGAGTGTTACGGCACGTATCCATAAGTAA
- a CDS encoding helix-turn-helix domain-containing protein has product MNEPIHKMVGRKLLNIRKTRGLSLDQVAELTGVSKAMLGQIERGDSNPTISVLWKIVSGLQISFTSLIEDDEPKITVVRAAELSPFEEEDGAYRAYPLFPFHPQKSFEIYTVEMEAGCSHASEPHNDGVEEYILMVAGKLELTIAQESYLLGIGDAIHFSADRPHTYRNVSDTKAIYKTLIYYPSS; this is encoded by the coding sequence ATGAACGAGCCCATACATAAAATGGTCGGTAGAAAGCTTCTTAACATACGCAAAACACGGGGATTAAGCCTGGATCAGGTCGCGGAATTGACCGGAGTGAGCAAGGCGATGCTAGGTCAAATCGAACGAGGGGATTCCAATCCTACGATATCCGTACTTTGGAAAATTGTAAGTGGACTGCAAATTTCCTTTACGAGCCTTATCGAAGATGATGAGCCGAAAATCACGGTGGTTCGAGCTGCGGAGCTCTCACCTTTCGAAGAGGAAGACGGCGCGTACCGCGCTTACCCTTTGTTCCCTTTTCATCCACAAAAAAGCTTTGAGATATACACGGTCGAAATGGAGGCAGGCTGCTCGCATGCATCCGAACCTCATAACGACGGCGTTGAGGAGTACATCCTCATGGTAGCAGGGAAGCTGGAGCTGACCATTGCGCAAGAGAGCTACCTGCTTGGCATTGGAGATGCGATTCATTTCTCAGCAGATCGGCCTCATACCTATCGGAATGTATCTGATACCAAAGCCATTTACAAAACTTTGATTTATTATCCCTCTTCATAA
- the tdh gene encoding L-threonine 3-dehydrogenase, whose protein sequence is MGGTMVGLVKEQRGPGAVLKEVPIPICGEDEVLVKIKATSICGTDVHIYKWDAWADQTVLTPNVFGHEFAGIVVETGARATGVKIGDHVSAEGHIVCGICKACRTGNAHVCPNTKSFGITAPGCFAEYAVVKASNIIHNDVNLPFEIACLQDPLGNAVQTVLSGDIVGKSVAIIGVGPIGLLAIKVARACGAGTIYAVDINAKRLQMAMDMGADHGIHALETRTSEALLALTDGEGVEVVLEMSGSPQAIAEGFQAAAKAGRVSLLGIPTREVSLDVTNHIIFKGLRVEGITGRKMYDSWYQMKGLLNQKRIDLASVITHRFTLDHYEEAFRLMAEGQCGKIVFIH, encoded by the coding sequence ATGGGTGGAACGATGGTTGGACTAGTGAAAGAGCAGAGAGGGCCAGGTGCTGTTCTGAAAGAAGTTCCTATTCCGATCTGCGGGGAGGATGAGGTGTTAGTTAAGATCAAAGCCACATCTATCTGCGGAACGGACGTGCATATTTACAAGTGGGATGCATGGGCAGATCAAACGGTGCTTACACCTAATGTGTTTGGACACGAATTTGCAGGCATTGTAGTGGAAACGGGCGCCCGGGCAACCGGCGTTAAAATAGGTGATCACGTATCGGCTGAAGGACATATCGTATGCGGCATTTGCAAAGCTTGCCGAACCGGTAACGCTCATGTCTGCCCGAATACCAAAAGTTTTGGCATAACGGCACCTGGCTGTTTTGCTGAATATGCAGTGGTGAAAGCCAGCAATATTATACACAACGATGTCAATTTGCCTTTTGAAATCGCTTGCTTGCAAGATCCGTTGGGCAATGCGGTGCAAACCGTGCTGTCTGGCGATATCGTGGGGAAATCGGTGGCTATCATTGGCGTAGGCCCGATTGGGCTCCTCGCGATTAAAGTGGCCAGAGCCTGCGGGGCAGGGACGATCTACGCGGTCGATATCAATGCCAAGCGGCTGCAGATGGCGATGGATATGGGAGCGGACCACGGCATTCATGCTCTAGAAACACGAACATCAGAAGCGCTGCTTGCTTTGACGGATGGGGAAGGCGTGGAAGTTGTCCTCGAGATGTCCGGCAGTCCGCAAGCGATTGCAGAGGGTTTTCAAGCTGCAGCCAAAGCAGGGCGTGTTTCCTTGCTTGGCATTCCGACCCGTGAGGTAAGCTTGGATGTGACGAATCATATCATTTTCAAAGGATTGCGGGTAGAGGGAATCACCGGTCGCAAAATGTACGATTCCTGGTATCAAATGAAAGGCTTGCTGAATCAAAAGCGCATCGACCTTGCCTCTGTGATTACCCATCGATTTACACTTGATCACTATGAGGAAGCATTTCGTTTAATGGCCGAAGGGCAATGTGGGAAAATAGTATTTATTCATTAA
- a CDS encoding glycine C-acetyltransferase gives MGYLDDLASDIEGWKKDGRYRKIKVWESGSDTWMTLNGRRILQMSSNNYLGLTHHPKLKEAASQAIDKYGVGSGSVRTITGTLDIHEELEIELAKFKGTEAALVFQSGFTTNQGALSSILGPDDVVISDELNHASIIDGIRLTKASRKIFAHKDMDQLEAVLKETQHHRKRVVVTDGVFSMDGDIAPLPAIVQLAEAYDAIVYVDDAHASGVLGKNGKGSTDHFGLHGRVHIQIGTLSKAIGAVGGYVAGAQLLKEHLIHTARPFLFSTSQPPAVAATCLAAIRVLQESADLVTRLWDNANDFRTQLKQLGFDTGASETPIIPIIVGDPARTMRFSDRLLETGIFAQGIVYPTVAMDKGRVRLIVTAQHTKEDLAFALNALQQVGREFGLIS, from the coding sequence ATGGGTTATTTGGACGATTTAGCTTCGGATATTGAAGGCTGGAAGAAGGATGGACGATACCGTAAGATCAAGGTCTGGGAGAGCGGCTCAGATACTTGGATGACGCTGAATGGAAGACGAATTCTGCAGATGTCATCCAATAACTATCTGGGACTTACTCATCATCCTAAGCTGAAGGAAGCTGCTAGTCAGGCTATTGACAAATATGGCGTAGGCAGCGGCTCCGTACGGACGATTACCGGTACGCTCGATATTCATGAGGAACTCGAAATCGAACTGGCCAAATTCAAAGGAACAGAAGCAGCGCTTGTATTCCAGTCCGGCTTCACGACGAATCAGGGGGCTCTATCTTCGATTCTCGGGCCTGACGATGTGGTCATCAGCGATGAACTGAATCATGCGAGCATCATTGACGGTATCCGGCTGACCAAGGCGAGCCGCAAAATTTTTGCTCATAAGGACATGGATCAACTGGAAGCAGTCTTGAAAGAAACGCAGCACCACCGCAAACGTGTTGTCGTTACTGACGGTGTATTTAGTATGGACGGTGACATCGCGCCGCTTCCAGCAATTGTTCAACTGGCGGAAGCTTATGACGCAATTGTCTATGTCGATGATGCGCATGCCAGTGGGGTTCTCGGCAAAAACGGCAAGGGGTCGACCGATCATTTCGGTCTACACGGGCGAGTACACATTCAAATTGGCACATTATCCAAAGCCATCGGTGCTGTAGGCGGTTATGTAGCTGGCGCCCAACTGCTGAAGGAGCATCTGATTCATACGGCCCGGCCGTTTCTATTCAGTACATCGCAGCCTCCGGCTGTTGCGGCGACTTGTTTAGCCGCAATTCGAGTGCTGCAGGAGAGCGCGGATTTAGTTACCCGGCTGTGGGACAATGCCAATGATTTTCGAACGCAGCTGAAACAGCTAGGCTTCGATACGGGAGCGAGTGAAACGCCGATTATTCCGATTATTGTAGGTGATCCAGCTCGAACGATGCGCTTTTCGGATCGATTGCTGGAAACAGGCATCTTCGCCCAAGGAATTGTGTATCCGACGGTTGCTATGGACAAAGGCCGCGTGAGGCTCATCGTGACAGCGCAGCATACGAAGGAAGATCTTGCCTTTGCGCTAAATGCCTTGCAGCAGGTGGGTCGGGAGTTTGGATTGATTTCTTAA
- a CDS encoding 6-phosphogluconolactonase gives MKTSVDALNIHIYSDRRTMGADAGADVAAKIKELLLVKPAIRMIFAAAPSQKELLSYLTEDQEIEWSRITAFQMEEYLGLPQDAAQMFRHFLHKHLVSQVNPQVVNWIDNANASDIECLRYTQLLQEAPIDIVCLGIGENGHLAFNDPRVADFQDPELVKQVQLDDASRQQQVNDGCFPSFDDVPTHALTLTIPALLAGEFLFCMAPSKSKHQAVKRTLNEPVSPNCPSTILRNHPNCTLYVDRDAYGHV, from the coding sequence ATGAAAACCAGTGTTGATGCTTTGAATATCCATATTTATTCGGATCGCAGGACGATGGGAGCAGATGCTGGCGCTGATGTAGCTGCCAAGATCAAAGAACTGCTGCTTGTTAAGCCGGCGATTCGGATGATCTTTGCAGCAGCGCCATCGCAGAAAGAACTTTTAAGCTATTTGACAGAGGATCAGGAAATAGAGTGGTCGAGGATAACCGCGTTTCAAATGGAAGAATATCTGGGATTGCCCCAAGATGCTGCGCAAATGTTTCGCCACTTCTTGCACAAGCATCTTGTCAGCCAAGTCAATCCGCAGGTTGTGAATTGGATAGACAACGCGAATGCAAGCGATATCGAATGTCTTCGCTACACGCAGTTATTGCAGGAAGCACCAATTGATATTGTGTGCCTCGGAATCGGCGAGAATGGACATCTCGCTTTTAATGATCCACGGGTTGCTGACTTTCAGGACCCTGAACTTGTGAAACAAGTTCAATTAGATGATGCCAGCCGGCAGCAGCAGGTCAATGACGGCTGTTTTCCATCCTTTGATGACGTTCCTACACATGCCTTAACCTTAACGATTCCCGCATTGCTGGCAGGCGAATTTCTGTTTTGTATGGCGCCCAGCAAAAGCAAGCATCAAGCTGTTAAGCGGACATTGAATGAACCGGTTTCTCCCAACTGCCCATCCACCATACTCCGGAATCATCCTAATTGTACATTATATGTTGATCGCGATGCCTACGGGCATGTCTAG
- a CDS encoding GerAB/ArcD/ProY family transporter, with product MDMRINGKQLFWLMVTMQLGMTILLTINPSIQVSKQDAWISTGCAAIVGVCVAFICSRMSLIYPRQTFTGYAKILFGRALGNVIIFIYFIFWYSVLAIILRQYAEFILATILPRTPVIIPMIGMLLVAVYVTYSGIEAIARSSELLGPLALLGITIPLLLSIKNIQIANILPIYADSSPMIILKGALPSSTFLGDCIMLIMLFGFVAVPRSAVKPALLGVGTAGFLTCVSTFLIISVFGNEAAALHTYPYFNLVRYISYFDFFQNLDSIVIAMWIVGVFVKVSLYFFVCTFGTAQWIGIQKWRKMMWFVAPAVLLLALVPRDFIDSSIFFPQKIANPYFFPLHMLALPLLMWGVAKYRNRKGSS from the coding sequence ATGGACATGAGGATTAACGGGAAACAACTCTTCTGGCTGATGGTTACGATGCAGCTCGGGATGACCATCCTGCTAACAATTAATCCAAGTATTCAAGTATCCAAACAGGATGCTTGGATCTCAACGGGCTGCGCGGCTATCGTAGGCGTATGCGTGGCTTTTATTTGCTCTCGCATGAGCTTGATTTATCCTCGGCAAACGTTCACAGGTTATGCCAAGATCTTGTTTGGCCGTGCGCTGGGAAACGTGATCATCTTTATTTATTTCATTTTCTGGTATTCTGTCCTTGCCATCATCTTACGGCAGTACGCAGAGTTCATTCTAGCGACCATACTGCCTAGAACACCTGTCATCATCCCAATGATTGGCATGCTGTTAGTTGCTGTTTATGTGACCTACTCGGGCATTGAGGCCATTGCCAGGAGCAGCGAACTGCTGGGTCCGCTTGCTTTGCTAGGAATAACCATCCCGCTCCTGCTCTCCATCAAGAATATCCAAATTGCTAATATTCTTCCGATTTACGCGGATAGCAGCCCTATGATCATTCTGAAAGGCGCCCTGCCCTCTTCCACATTTCTAGGTGATTGCATCATGTTGATCATGCTCTTTGGTTTTGTTGCCGTACCTAGATCCGCAGTTAAGCCGGCATTGCTTGGGGTAGGTACCGCTGGTTTCTTGACCTGTGTTTCTACTTTTTTAATTATTTCCGTCTTTGGTAATGAAGCGGCTGCTCTCCATACCTATCCTTATTTTAATTTAGTGCGATATATCTCTTACTTTGATTTCTTTCAGAACTTGGATTCTATCGTAATCGCCATGTGGATTGTCGGTGTTTTCGTTAAAGTATCGCTTTATTTCTTCGTATGCACCTTCGGAACAGCGCAATGGATTGGCATTCAGAAATGGCGCAAAATGATGTGGTTCGTTGCGCCAGCTGTCCTGCTGCTAGCCCTTGTTCCTCGTGATTTTATCGACAGTTCCATTTTCTTCCCGCAAAAGATCGCAAATCCGTACTTCTTTCCCCTTCATATGCTTGCCTTGCCCCTTCTGATGTGGGGGGTGGCCAAGTACCGAAATCGCAAAGGATCCTCTTGA